The Solanum stenotomum isolate F172 unplaced genomic scaffold, ASM1918654v1 scaffold22899, whole genome shotgun sequence genome window below encodes:
- the LOC125851133 gene encoding UDP-glucuronate 4-epimerase 5-like: MTQLKPILTHLDAIPSTPGKFKPDKSSPYNLYRLRFHPTLFPRFTLWSFFFIFFIVLLIFFSSPTNPTAGNSRRSLKNSLSPSPALGPNWERRVRASARPRSKMGFTVLVTGAAGFVGTHVSLGLKRRGDGVLGLDNFNQYYDVGLKKARQGLLERSGIMVVEGDINDAVLLRKLFDAVAFTHVMHMAAQAGVRYAMQNPGSYVHSNIAGFVSLLEACKMANPQPSIVWASSSSV, translated from the coding sequence ATGACTCAATTGAAGCCCATTCTTACGCATTTGGATGCCATTCCTTCCACCCCAGGAAAGTTTAAGCCTGATAAATCTTCACCCTATAATCTTTATCGTCTCCGTTTTCACCCTACTCTGTTTCCCAGGTTTACTCTTTGGtccttttttttcatctttttcatcgTTTTGCTCATCTTTTTCTCGTCTCCGACCAACCCCACCGCCGGAAACAGCCGTCGGAGTCTGAAGAACTCTCTTTCGCCATCTCCCGCGCTCGGCCCGAATTGGGAGCGTCGGGTTCGGGCCTCAGCCCGACCAAGGTCTAAAATGGGCTTTACCGTTCTAGTCACTGGTGCTGCCGGTTTTGTGGGGACCCATGTGTCTCTAGGCCTGAAACGCCGTGGAGACGGCGTTTTGGGGCTGGATAATTTTAATCAGTATTATGATGTCGGGCTGAAAAAAGCCCGACAGGGCCTTCTTGAACGTTCAGGGATTATGGTAGTTGAGGGTGATATTAATGATGCTGTTTTGCTGAGGAAGCTGTTTGATGCTGTTGCTTTTACACATGTCATGCATATGGCAGCTCAAGCTGGAGTTAGATATGCAATGCAGAATCCAGGTTCTTATGTTCATAGTAATATTGCTGGTTTTGTTAGTTTGCTTGAAGCATGTAAAATGGCTAATCCACAACCTAGTATTGTTTGGGCTTCGTCAAGTTCTGTT